In Flavobacterium sp. CBA20B-1, one DNA window encodes the following:
- a CDS encoding SPOR domain-containing protein, with protein sequence MMIEKHISALLYRYQCVTVPGFGAFITEAVSARYNETTHAFVPPKKTILFNSLLQQNDGLLANHIALEENISFNQAVALIYEQVNSWKNALNEKQIIYLKNIGELSLNSEQKLQFEPVGSTNYLTSSFGLSAVVANALTKEEQTNTKVVALKPTASKPRLQWMRYAAAVAAVIGLYSSVSTYQEYEVYQGKKLAVEKEVQSQIEQKLQQATFVIETPQIIKEKVAEVTSKIEQKPFHIVAGAFKTEAKAQILTNELKAKGYANAKYLTTSKHNMRPVVYNSYATQEEAQQELRLIHEKVNKDAWIFIEN encoded by the coding sequence ATGATGATCGAAAAACATATTTCCGCATTATTATACCGCTACCAATGTGTAACGGTACCTGGTTTTGGTGCTTTTATTACCGAAGCAGTATCTGCAAGATACAATGAAACCACGCATGCATTTGTTCCACCCAAAAAAACCATTTTGTTTAACAGTTTGTTACAACAAAACGATGGCTTATTGGCAAACCATATTGCTTTAGAAGAAAATATTTCGTTTAATCAGGCGGTAGCTTTGATTTATGAGCAAGTAAACAGCTGGAAAAATGCCTTGAATGAAAAACAAATTATTTATTTAAAAAATATTGGTGAGCTTTCTTTAAACAGCGAACAAAAATTGCAGTTTGAACCCGTTGGATCTACCAATTACCTTACATCCTCTTTTGGTTTATCTGCGGTTGTGGCGAATGCTTTAACGAAAGAAGAACAAACCAATACAAAAGTTGTGGCTTTAAAACCAACAGCAAGCAAACCACGTTTACAGTGGATGCGCTATGCAGCAGCTGTGGCAGCTGTGATTGGTTTATACAGTTCTGTTTCTACCTATCAGGAATACGAAGTGTATCAAGGCAAAAAATTGGCAGTAGAAAAAGAAGTGCAGTCGCAAATCGAACAAAAACTGCAACAAGCCACTTTTGTTATTGAAACACCTCAAATTATCAAAGAAAAGGTTGCCGAAGTTACTTCAAAAATAGAACAAAAACCTTTTCACATTGTTGCCGGCGCTTTCAAAACCGAAGCCAAAGCACAAATTTTAACCAATGAGTTAAAAGCAAAAGGTTATGCCAATGCAAAATATTTAACCACGTCTAAACACAACATGCGACCGGTGGTTTACAACAGCTATGCAACGCAAGAAGAAGCACAGCAAGAATTGCGATTAATACACGAAAAAGTAAATAAAGACGCTTGGATTTTTATTGAAAACTAA
- a CDS encoding acyl-CoA thioesterase has product MQPKTPKDSITILTDIVLPGETNPLNNLFGGELLARMDRAASITARRHSRRVCVTASVNNVAFNKSIPLGSVVTVEAKVSRTFRTSMEIFLDVWIEDRESGNRQKANEAIYTFVAVDEMGTPIEIPAITPETDEEKSRFDAALRRKQLSLVLAGKMQPSEATELKALFS; this is encoded by the coding sequence ATGCAACCCAAAACACCTAAAGATTCTATAACGATATTAACAGATATTGTGTTGCCAGGGGAAACCAACCCCTTGAACAACCTTTTTGGAGGCGAATTATTAGCCCGAATGGATCGCGCAGCCAGCATCACAGCCCGCAGACATTCGCGCCGCGTTTGTGTAACCGCATCGGTAAACAATGTGGCATTTAACAAAAGTATTCCATTGGGAAGTGTGGTAACCGTAGAAGCAAAAGTATCGCGTACTTTTAGGACATCTATGGAGATTTTTCTTGATGTATGGATAGAAGACCGCGAATCGGGCAACCGCCAAAAAGCAAATGAAGCTATTTACACTTTTGTTGCTGTTGATGAAATGGGAACTCCGATTGAAATACCCGCAATTACCCCTGAAACCGATGAAGAAAAAAGCCGATTCGATGCTGCCCTTCGTCGCAAGCAATTAAGCTTGGTTTTAGCAGGCAAAATGCAACCCAGCGAAGCCACAGAATTAAAAGCTTTATTCAGCTAA
- a CDS encoding OmpA family protein, producing MRKIYLSLLLIGSLYTAQAQNTAFISTPQERLKHADELFKRYEFTDAVEHYKKLVRGEKTDSYVVLQLAESYYHLFNTVESAKWYAKAVELNPNQEPEVYFRYAQMLKASGRYDVSNKIMKKFADLKPEDSRAIDFLKDPDYIPALRSQEALFTFEDSRMNHSQFSDFGGVLTADNILYFASARDESKKKYGWNNQPYLNVYAATYIADEEKFKDIKPVDELNTKHHDGPTTITADGQTMFFATESFRGGKYEKDKKNRLKKGKVSVYRAKYNGKRWTDVEPVPFNSANYMVSNPAVTPDGKTLYFASDMPGSVGDMDIWRVALNDDGTYGTPENLGAIVNTEGRESFPFISEDGKLIFASDAHKGFGGLDLYMYDLTDPNASVRNIGDPINTAKDDFHLSYYPEKGIGFLSTNRVGRDDIYKVRPVCVTEMVITVKDQKTGAILKNAEVAILDYDSNIIETKYTDAYGIVRYDTDCNKVFALQVGAEGYESKDVELQKWGNGKYPIDVELRPIEMLIGDDLKIILGDIYFEFDKANITQQGAFELNKLVQILQRNPGMMIKIESHTDNKGSDAYNLKLSEERARSTRQYVISKGINPARLEARGYGESQPKVDCGADCTPEQDAMNRRSEFIITKR from the coding sequence ATGAGAAAAATTTACTTATCACTTCTATTAATAGGTTCCTTATACACTGCACAAGCTCAAAATACGGCTTTCATCAGTACACCGCAAGAACGCTTAAAACACGCCGATGAGTTGTTTAAACGTTACGAGTTTACAGATGCGGTGGAGCATTACAAAAAATTAGTGCGCGGAGAAAAAACCGATAGTTATGTAGTTTTGCAATTAGCAGAAAGCTATTACCACTTGTTCAATACCGTTGAATCTGCGAAGTGGTACGCAAAAGCTGTAGAGCTAAACCCTAATCAAGAACCTGAAGTTTATTTCAGATATGCGCAAATGCTTAAGGCAAGCGGACGTTATGATGTTTCAAACAAAATAATGAAGAAATTTGCCGATTTAAAACCTGAAGATTCGCGTGCTATCGATTTTCTTAAAGACCCGGATTATATCCCCGCTTTAAGAAGCCAAGAAGCGTTGTTTACTTTTGAAGACAGCCGAATGAATCACTCGCAGTTTTCTGATTTTGGGGGTGTTTTAACAGCTGATAACATCTTATATTTTGCGTCTGCGCGAGACGAATCTAAAAAGAAATATGGCTGGAACAACCAACCATACCTTAATGTATATGCAGCCACTTACATCGCCGATGAAGAAAAGTTTAAAGACATTAAGCCGGTTGATGAATTAAATACAAAACATCACGACGGACCCACTACTATTACCGCAGATGGTCAAACTATGTTTTTTGCTACGGAAAGTTTCCGTGGAGGAAAATATGAAAAAGACAAAAAGAACCGTTTGAAAAAAGGTAAAGTTAGTGTGTATCGTGCAAAATACAACGGAAAACGTTGGACAGATGTAGAGCCTGTGCCTTTCAACTCTGCAAATTATATGGTGAGTAATCCGGCTGTAACGCCTGATGGAAAAACCCTTTACTTTGCTTCAGATATGCCCGGATCAGTGGGTGATATGGATATTTGGAGAGTAGCTTTAAACGACGATGGAACCTACGGGACTCCTGAAAACTTGGGAGCAATTGTAAATACAGAAGGTCGTGAATCGTTTCCTTTTATCTCTGAAGACGGAAAGCTTATCTTTGCTTCAGATGCTCATAAAGGATTCGGTGGATTGGATTTGTATATGTATGACTTAACTGACCCAAATGCATCAGTACGCAACATTGGTGACCCAATTAATACCGCAAAAGACGATTTCCATTTGTCGTATTATCCTGAAAAAGGAATTGGTTTCTTATCAACCAACCGTGTGGGACGCGATGATATCTATAAAGTACGCCCGGTGTGTGTTACTGAAATGGTAATCACTGTGAAAGACCAAAAAACGGGTGCTATTCTAAAGAACGCAGAAGTTGCTATTTTAGATTATGACAGTAACATCATCGAAACAAAATATACCGATGCGTATGGTATTGTGCGATACGATACCGATTGTAACAAAGTTTTTGCTTTGCAAGTAGGAGCAGAAGGTTATGAAAGCAAAGACGTGGAACTTCAAAAATGGGGTAATGGTAAATATCCAATCGATGTGGAACTTCGACCAATTGAGATGTTGATTGGAGATGATTTAAAAATCATTTTAGGAGATATCTATTTCGAGTTTGATAAAGCGAATATTACCCAACAAGGGGCTTTTGAATTGAATAAATTGGTTCAAATCTTACAAAGAAATCCAGGAATGATGATTAAGATTGAATCGCACACCGATAACAAAGGAAGCGATGCATACAACTTAAAATTATCAGAAGAACGTGCACGTTCAACCAGACAGTATGTGATTTCTAAAGGAATAAATCCTGCTCGCTTAGAAGCTCGCGGATACGGTGAAAGCCAACCAAAAGTGGATTGCGGTGCCGACTGTACACCAGAGCAAGATGCAATGAACCGCCGTTCAGAATTCATCATCACAAAAAGATAA
- a CDS encoding PorP/SprF family type IX secretion system membrane protein: MKINKSIVAVVCILLGSLKGFAQQDPHYTQYMYNQSILNPAYAGINEYMSTGVLYRSQWLGMNDAPKTATAFVHTPVAKNLGVGLSFINDNIGPVSENNVYADVSYTIRLGKGHSLALGVKGGVTMQNIGLFSDINSTLPDKSDIVFAEDSSATNFNVGAGLFYFTNKYYVGFSMPNFLQNTFVEKNNRKFGTDVAHMFLTGGYVFDLNREWKLKPSTMLKMAVESPVSADLSLNTLYDEKLEFGVSYRLQDSFGAMVNYRVTPKLRVGYAYDYVTSALNYSTSGSHEVFILFDIFYKKKVSSSPRFF, from the coding sequence ATGAAAATAAATAAGAGTATTGTTGCAGTAGTTTGTATTTTACTGGGGAGTTTAAAAGGTTTTGCCCAACAAGATCCTCATTATACGCAGTATATGTACAATCAGAGTATATTAAATCCTGCGTATGCAGGTATAAATGAATACATGTCAACAGGGGTGTTATACAGGTCACAGTGGCTGGGTATGAACGACGCTCCTAAAACAGCAACCGCTTTTGTGCATACACCGGTTGCAAAAAATTTAGGTGTTGGTTTATCATTTATTAATGATAATATCGGTCCCGTAAGTGAAAATAATGTGTATGCTGATGTTTCTTATACCATTCGCTTAGGAAAAGGTCATAGTTTGGCTTTGGGGGTTAAAGGAGGTGTTACGATGCAAAACATTGGCTTGTTTAGCGATATTAATAGTACATTACCTGATAAAAGTGATATTGTTTTTGCAGAAGACAGTAGCGCAACTAATTTCAATGTGGGTGCAGGTTTGTTTTATTTTACAAATAAGTACTATGTTGGTTTTAGTATGCCCAACTTTTTGCAAAATACTTTTGTTGAAAAAAATAACAGAAAATTTGGTACCGATGTGGCGCACATGTTCTTAACAGGTGGATATGTATTTGATTTGAACAGAGAATGGAAACTAAAGCCATCAACCATGTTAAAAATGGCTGTAGAATCTCCTGTATCAGCAGACCTATCTCTTAACACTTTATACGATGAAAAATTAGAGTTTGGTGTAAGTTACCGTTTGCAAGATTCATTTGGTGCTATGGTAAATTATAGAGTTACACCAAAATTAAGAGTAGGTTATGCATACGATTATGTAACTTCAGCTCTAAATTATTCAACAAGTGGATCACACGAAGTTTTCATTTTGTTTGATATTTTCTACAAGAAAAAAGTATCTAGTTCACCACGTTTCTTCTAA
- the hflX gene encoding GTPase HflX, whose translation MLEKEEINYEKAVLVGIITQNQSEDKLQEYLDELAFLTQTAGGEVVKRFTQKMDKPNPKTFVGTGKLEEIELFAKEHKIDTVIFDDELTPAQQKNLSRQLDCKVLDRTNLILDIFAQRAQTSYARTQVELAQFQYLLPRLTGMWTHLERQRGGIGMRGPGETEIETDRRIVRDRIALLKEKIRTIDRQMAVQRSNRGAMVRVALVGYTNVGKSTLMNAMGKSEVFVENKLFATLDTTVRKVVIKNLPFLLSDTVGFIRKLPTQLVESFKSTLDEVREADLLLHVVDISHPEFEDHIESVQQILKDIKSDDKPTIMIFNKIDAYKPEYFDEEDLVIERTSKHYSIDEWKKTWMNKVGKEHTVFISATEKENFEELREKVYEAVRQIHITRFPYNNFLYPEYTENDASEE comes from the coding sequence ATGTTAGAAAAAGAAGAGATTAATTATGAAAAAGCAGTATTGGTGGGCATTATTACCCAAAATCAATCTGAAGATAAATTGCAGGAATACCTGGATGAATTGGCATTTTTAACCCAAACTGCTGGTGGAGAAGTGGTGAAAAGGTTTACTCAAAAAATGGATAAGCCCAATCCTAAAACATTTGTAGGAACCGGAAAACTGGAAGAAATTGAGCTTTTTGCAAAGGAACACAAAATAGACACCGTTATTTTTGACGATGAATTAACTCCTGCGCAACAAAAAAACTTATCACGCCAGCTAGATTGTAAGGTCTTAGATCGTACCAATTTAATCTTAGATATTTTTGCCCAACGTGCACAAACTTCCTACGCAAGGACGCAAGTAGAATTGGCACAATTTCAATATTTATTACCCCGATTAACCGGTATGTGGACCCACTTGGAACGCCAACGTGGAGGTATTGGAATGCGCGGACCAGGGGAAACCGAAATTGAAACCGACCGCCGAATTGTTCGTGACCGCATTGCTTTGCTGAAAGAAAAAATCCGTACTATTGACCGCCAAATGGCTGTCCAACGCAGCAATCGCGGCGCTATGGTACGGGTGGCTTTGGTGGGATATACCAATGTAGGAAAATCTACATTGATGAACGCAATGGGAAAAAGTGAAGTGTTTGTTGAAAACAAATTGTTTGCAACTTTGGATACAACTGTTCGAAAAGTGGTTATAAAAAACCTACCTTTTTTACTTTCAGATACGGTAGGGTTTATTAGAAAATTACCCACTCAGTTGGTAGAATCTTTTAAATCTACTTTAGATGAAGTACGCGAAGCAGATTTATTATTACATGTTGTGGACATTTCGCATCCTGAATTTGAGGATCATATTGAATCGGTACAGCAAATTTTAAAAGATATTAAAAGCGATGACAAACCCACTATTATGATTTTTAACAAAATAGATGCTTACAAACCAGAATATTTTGACGAAGAAGACTTGGTAATAGAGCGCACCTCTAAGCACTACTCTATTGATGAATGGAAAAAAACATGGATGAATAAAGTAGGCAAAGAACACACTGTATTTATTTCGGCAACTGAGAAAGAAAATTTTGAAGAATTACGCGAAAAGGTGTACGAAGCTGTTAGGCAAATTCATATTACGCGCTTTCCGTATAATAACTTTCTTTATCCGGAATACACCGAAAATGATGCTAGTGAAGAGTAG